The Agromyces mariniharenae genome includes a window with the following:
- a CDS encoding TetR/AcrR family transcriptional regulator, with product MNSATSTTGRADYEDPRITRSRALIMEAATRVFLQRGYPGTSVDDIAAEAGVSKRTVYNVFDDKEQLFRAILDQAITTAERYSLAFGETAGGADDVEAALTALARELAASVLSGRVVPLRRLLIGEASRFPEFAAEYYERAPGRVMTAVAGALRGFGERGLLRIDDPELAAEHFAFLAIGPSLDRALFDLESDTDAATATRAVERADRGAAAFLRAYAA from the coding sequence ATGAACAGCGCGACGTCGACGACCGGCCGGGCCGATTACGAGGACCCGCGCATCACGCGCTCCCGCGCGCTCATCATGGAGGCCGCCACTCGCGTCTTCCTGCAGCGCGGCTACCCCGGCACGAGCGTCGACGACATCGCCGCCGAGGCCGGCGTCTCGAAGCGCACCGTCTACAACGTCTTCGACGACAAGGAGCAGCTCTTCCGCGCGATCCTCGACCAGGCGATCACGACGGCCGAGCGCTACTCCCTCGCGTTCGGCGAGACCGCGGGCGGGGCCGACGACGTCGAGGCGGCGCTCACGGCGCTCGCGCGCGAGCTCGCGGCATCCGTGCTCAGCGGTCGCGTGGTGCCGCTGCGGCGGCTGCTCATCGGCGAGGCGTCGCGCTTCCCCGAGTTCGCCGCGGAGTACTACGAGCGGGCGCCCGGACGCGTGATGACGGCCGTCGCCGGCGCGCTGCGCGGCTTCGGCGAGCGCGGGCTGCTGCGCATCGACGACCCCGAGCTCGCCGCAGAGCACTTCGCCTTCCTCGCGATCGGGCCGTCGCTCGACCGGGCGCTCTTCGACCTCGAGAGCGACACGGATGCCGCGACGGCGACCCGCGCGGTCGAGCGCGCCGACCGCGGCGCCGCCGCGTTCCTCCGCGCCTACGCGGCCTGA
- a CDS encoding dihydrofolate reductase family protein, which produces MRRITVTENISLDGVMQAPASREEDTRGEFPYGGWAIAGSDDALAAEMAVGMGADGAMLFGHRTYRSMAAFWPHQADGNPYTEYLNRVEKFVVSRNAATRLEWENSTLLAGDAIKTVATLKHGDGPDLSILGSGMVVRSLAAAHLIDEYVLVIHPLVLGTGTKLFGSTHQPMELTHSTTTPKGVTVARYVPIRS; this is translated from the coding sequence ATGCGCAGGATCACCGTGACCGAGAACATCTCCCTCGACGGCGTCATGCAGGCGCCGGCGTCGCGTGAGGAGGACACCCGCGGCGAGTTCCCGTACGGGGGATGGGCCATCGCGGGGAGCGACGACGCGCTGGCGGCCGAGATGGCCGTCGGCATGGGCGCCGACGGCGCGATGCTGTTCGGGCACCGCACGTACCGCAGCATGGCGGCGTTCTGGCCGCACCAGGCCGACGGCAACCCGTACACCGAGTACCTGAACCGCGTCGAGAAGTTCGTGGTGTCGCGGAACGCGGCGACCCGGCTCGAGTGGGAGAACTCGACGCTCCTCGCCGGCGACGCGATCAAGACGGTGGCCACGCTGAAGCACGGCGATGGCCCCGACCTCTCGATCCTCGGCAGCGGCATGGTCGTGCGGTCGCTCGCGGCGGCGCACCTGATCGACGAGTACGTGCTCGTGATCCACCCCCTCGTGCTCGGCACCGGCACGAAGCTGTTCGGCTCCACGCACCAGCCGATGGAGCTCACGCACAGTACGACGACTCCGAAGGGCGTGACGGTCGCGCGGTACGTGCCGATCCGGAGCTGA
- a CDS encoding NUDIX domain-containing protein, producing the protein MAETSAGILLYRRQPGLEVFLGHMGGPFWRGKDASAWSIPKGTFTDETPLAAALREFAEEVGRPAPDVEYRELGAFRYSSGKVVHVFAGESDFDPDDVRSNLFEIEWPPRSGRRQSFPELDAAAWFTPDEALDRLVKGQRPALAALERLLAG; encoded by the coding sequence ATGGCGGAGACCAGCGCGGGCATCCTGCTCTACCGGCGGCAGCCGGGGCTCGAGGTGTTCCTCGGGCACATGGGCGGGCCGTTCTGGCGCGGCAAGGATGCGTCGGCCTGGTCGATCCCCAAGGGCACCTTCACCGACGAGACGCCGCTCGCCGCCGCGCTGCGCGAGTTCGCCGAGGAGGTGGGCCGGCCCGCGCCCGATGTCGAGTACCGGGAGCTCGGCGCGTTCCGCTACTCCTCGGGCAAGGTGGTGCACGTGTTCGCGGGCGAGTCCGACTTCGACCCCGACGACGTGCGCAGCAACCTGTTCGAGATCGAGTGGCCGCCCCGGTCAGGGCGGCGCCAGTCGTTCCCCGAGCTGGATGCCGCGGCCTGGTTCACCCCCGACGAGGCGCTCGACCGCCTCGTGAAGGGCCAGCGCCCGGCGCTCGCGGCGCTCGAGCGGCTGCTCGCGGGCTGA
- a CDS encoding ABC transporter ATP-binding protein — protein MEAELAEQARLNSGDWDSVKPGKAQDFGKSFRRMLGLLAPWKWSFAFVSLLGAIGVVLTVIAPKVLAEATNIIFEGFISLQLPSGVTQEQVVEQLRATGQEDLANIVGAATLTPGEGIDFVRLSQVIIVVLMLYVVASVLSWIQGYVINVIMVKAMFRLREDVESKVNRLPLSYFDRMQRGELISRVTNDIDNITQTMQQSLSSALTSVLTVLGVIIMMFSISWQLSLVALVALPLMGVIFGVIGPKSQAAFGVQWKKVGRLNARVEESFSGHALVKVFGREQDSSQKFRDENEELYEASFKAQFLSGIIMPGMMFVGNLTYVGIAVLGGLMVASGQLRLGDVQAFIQYSQQFTQPLSQLGGMAAVVQSGTASAERVFELLDADEQDPDASDAPAPVEGDGTIEFQNVSFSYTPDRPLISDLSFRVEPGQTVAIVGPTGAGKTTLVNLIMRFYELDGGRILLDGQDIAELARHDVRARTGMVLQDPWLFAGTIRENIRYGRETATDDEIIAAAKATYVDRFVHSLPDGYETVLDEEASNVSAGEKQLITIARAFVSQPSVLILDEATSSVDTRTELLLQHAMAALRQGRTSFVIAHRLSTIRDADLILVMEHGDIVEQGDHEQLIAKQGAYWRLYNSQFEQAATDLDAEEAAEQASKAPAQTTRPLEDIIEEKVDAVAAEGDL, from the coding sequence ATGGAGGCCGAGCTCGCCGAGCAGGCCCGCCTCAACTCCGGCGACTGGGACAGCGTGAAGCCCGGCAAGGCGCAGGACTTCGGCAAGAGCTTCCGGCGGATGCTCGGCCTGCTCGCGCCGTGGAAGTGGTCGTTCGCGTTCGTCTCGCTGCTCGGCGCCATCGGCGTCGTGCTCACGGTCATCGCGCCGAAGGTGCTCGCCGAGGCGACGAACATCATCTTCGAGGGCTTCATCTCCCTGCAGCTGCCCTCGGGCGTGACGCAGGAGCAGGTCGTCGAGCAACTCCGCGCCACCGGGCAGGAGGACCTGGCGAACATCGTCGGCGCGGCGACGCTGACACCCGGCGAGGGCATCGACTTCGTACGCCTCAGCCAGGTCATCATCGTCGTGCTGATGCTCTACGTCGTGGCATCCGTGCTCTCGTGGATCCAGGGCTACGTCATCAACGTGATCATGGTGAAGGCCATGTTCCGACTCCGTGAGGACGTCGAGTCCAAGGTCAACCGCCTGCCGCTCAGCTACTTCGACCGGATGCAGCGGGGCGAGCTGATCTCGCGCGTCACGAACGACATCGACAACATCACGCAGACGATGCAGCAGTCGCTGTCGAGCGCGCTCACGAGCGTGCTCACGGTGCTCGGCGTGATCATCATGATGTTCTCGATCTCGTGGCAGCTCTCGCTCGTCGCCCTCGTCGCGCTGCCCCTCATGGGCGTGATCTTCGGCGTCATCGGCCCGAAGTCGCAGGCCGCGTTCGGCGTCCAGTGGAAGAAGGTCGGCCGCCTGAACGCACGCGTCGAGGAGTCCTTCTCGGGCCACGCCCTCGTCAAGGTCTTCGGCCGCGAGCAGGACTCGAGCCAGAAGTTCCGCGACGAGAACGAGGAGCTCTACGAGGCCTCCTTCAAGGCGCAGTTCCTCTCGGGCATCATCATGCCCGGCATGATGTTCGTCGGAAACCTGACCTACGTGGGCATCGCGGTGCTCGGCGGCCTCATGGTCGCGAGCGGGCAGCTCCGACTCGGCGACGTGCAGGCGTTCATCCAGTACTCGCAGCAGTTCACGCAGCCCCTGTCGCAGCTCGGCGGCATGGCCGCGGTCGTCCAGTCGGGCACCGCCTCGGCCGAGCGCGTCTTCGAGCTGCTCGACGCCGACGAGCAGGACCCCGACGCTTCCGACGCGCCGGCGCCGGTGGAGGGCGACGGCACGATCGAGTTCCAGAACGTCTCGTTCTCGTACACGCCCGACCGTCCGCTCATCAGCGACCTGTCGTTCCGCGTCGAGCCCGGGCAGACGGTCGCGATCGTCGGACCGACGGGCGCCGGCAAGACGACGCTCGTGAACCTCATCATGCGGTTCTACGAGCTCGACGGCGGCCGCATCCTGCTCGACGGGCAGGACATCGCCGAGCTCGCCCGGCACGACGTCCGCGCCCGCACCGGCATGGTGCTGCAGGACCCGTGGCTGTTCGCCGGCACGATCCGCGAGAACATCCGCTACGGCCGCGAGACCGCGACCGACGACGAGATCATCGCCGCCGCGAAGGCGACGTACGTCGATCGGTTCGTGCACTCGCTGCCCGACGGGTACGAGACCGTGCTCGACGAGGAGGCCTCGAACGTCTCGGCGGGCGAGAAGCAGCTCATCACGATCGCCCGCGCGTTCGTGTCGCAGCCCTCGGTGCTGATCCTCGACGAGGCGACGTCCTCGGTCGACACCCGCACCGAGCTGCTGCTGCAGCACGCCATGGCGGCGCTGCGACAGGGTCGCACCTCGTTCGTGATCGCCCACCGGCTCTCGACGATCCGCGACGCCGACCTCATCCTCGTGATGGAGCACGGCGACATCGTCGAGCAGGGCGACCACGAGCAGCTCATCGCGAAGCAGGGCGCGTACTGGCGCCTCTACAACTCGCAGTTCGAGCAGGCGGCGACCGACCTCGACGCGGAAGAGGCCGCCGAGCAGGCGAGCAAGGCTCCCGCGCAGACGACCCGCCCCCTCGAGGACATCATCGAGGAGAAGGTCGACGCGGTGGCCGCGGAGGGCGACCTCTAG
- a CDS encoding sugar ABC transporter substrate-binding protein, which translates to MKKRLLPVAVLATAAFGLTACAGGSNSGDGGDVSAEGETLNVWIMEGTNPDSDAFFDEVGEAFTEETGAELNVEFVQWADAHDRFVTSIAGGTTPDVAETGTTWTAEFADAGALAPIGDYVDDEGLGDDLVEGLVTSGTYDDELYGMPWYAGVRSLVYRSDIFEELGLEAPTSWDEIVAAGEAIKAAHPEMMAFAVPGDAEFGVYPWVWGAGGEVSVQEGDEWVSGLDSAESQEGIQFYTDLALKHGFSSAGATTWKETDVLDNFSQGNVAMALMGSWTPAAIVEKNAELEGKFAATPIPGKDGGIAPSVLGGSHLSMFNTAKNPELAWEFIKLMTTGEFAEQWGEQSGYFPGQQSLLAETMESDDPLVAPFATQLVDGGGTVPVTPKFGAVQAKKTTNTAIQAILSGQKTVEQATSDAAAEMNEIMNGN; encoded by the coding sequence ATGAAGAAGCGCTTGCTGCCCGTCGCCGTGCTCGCCACGGCCGCGTTCGGGCTCACCGCGTGTGCGGGCGGGTCGAACAGTGGAGACGGCGGTGACGTCAGCGCCGAGGGCGAGACCCTCAACGTCTGGATCATGGAGGGCACGAACCCCGACTCCGACGCGTTCTTCGACGAGGTGGGCGAGGCGTTCACCGAGGAGACCGGCGCGGAGCTCAACGTCGAGTTCGTGCAGTGGGCGGACGCCCACGACCGGTTCGTGACGTCGATCGCCGGCGGCACGACCCCCGACGTCGCCGAGACCGGCACCACCTGGACCGCGGAGTTCGCCGACGCCGGCGCGCTCGCCCCCATCGGCGACTACGTCGACGACGAGGGCCTGGGCGACGACCTCGTCGAGGGCCTCGTGACCTCGGGCACCTACGACGACGAGCTCTACGGCATGCCCTGGTACGCCGGCGTGCGCTCGCTCGTGTACCGCTCCGACATCTTCGAGGAGCTCGGCCTCGAGGCGCCGACCAGCTGGGACGAGATCGTCGCGGCGGGCGAGGCCATCAAGGCCGCCCACCCCGAGATGATGGCGTTCGCGGTCCCCGGCGACGCCGAGTTCGGCGTGTACCCGTGGGTCTGGGGCGCCGGCGGCGAGGTCTCCGTCCAGGAGGGCGACGAGTGGGTCTCGGGGCTCGACAGCGCCGAGTCGCAGGAGGGCATCCAGTTCTACACCGACCTCGCGCTGAAGCACGGCTTCTCGTCGGCCGGTGCGACCACGTGGAAGGAGACGGACGTCCTCGACAACTTCTCGCAGGGCAACGTCGCCATGGCGCTCATGGGCTCGTGGACGCCCGCCGCGATCGTCGAGAAGAACGCCGAGCTCGAGGGCAAGTTCGCCGCCACCCCGATCCCCGGCAAGGACGGCGGCATCGCCCCTTCGGTCTTGGGCGGCTCGCACCTCAGCATGTTCAACACCGCGAAGAACCCCGAGCTCGCGTGGGAGTTCATCAAGCTCATGACCACCGGTGAGTTCGCCGAGCAGTGGGGCGAGCAGTCGGGCTACTTCCCGGGCCAGCAGTCGCTCCTCGCCGAGACCATGGAGTCGGACGACCCGCTGGTCGCACCCTTCGCCACGCAGCTCGTCGACGGCGGCGGCACCGTGCCGGTGACGCCGAAGTTCGGCGCCGTGCAGGCGAAGAAGACCACGAACACCGCCATCCAGGCGATCCTCTCCGGGCAGAAGACGGTCGAGCAGGCCACGTCCGACGCCGCAGCGGAGATGAACGAGATCATGAACGGCAACTGA
- a CDS encoding ABC transporter ATP-binding protein, translating to MLGKLLIRYLRPYGWLLLGVLVFQFVSALASLYLPSLNADIIDEGVSKGDTEYIWSTGAFMLAISLAQITAAIIATYFAAKAAMKLGRDIRNDVFDKVSGFSEREVSQFGPGSLITRNTNDVQQVQMLAMMGATMLVQAPLLAIGGIVMALRQDVGLSWLIWTSVLIILVVAAVVITRMVPLFRSYQKKLDNVNRILREQLTGIRVVRAFVRERIEEQRFRGANTDIMDVGRRVGTLFITLFPLFMLVLNVTVVAVLWFGAIEVDEGDVLIGTLFAFMQYVGIILGGVLMAAFMTIMIPRAAVSAERIGEVLDNQSTLARPENPVSAFPEVGTIEFRDVAFQYPGAEHPVLEGISFRANRGETVAIVGSTGAGKTTLVSLIPRLFDVTGGSVLVNGVDVREADLDRLWKTIGLVPQRPFLFAGTIASNLRFGREDATDAELWEALAIAQGSDFVAEKEGGLDGRISQGGTNVSGGQRQRLAIARAIVHEPDILVFDDSFSALDLTTDARLRQALWRELPNVTKIVVAQRVSTITDADRIVVLDDGGMVGIGTHEELLETCETYRQIVESQLAAGARA from the coding sequence ATGCTCGGCAAACTCTTGATCCGCTACCTCAGACCATACGGGTGGCTCCTGCTCGGCGTGCTGGTGTTCCAGTTCGTGTCGGCGCTCGCGTCGCTCTACCTGCCCAGCCTCAACGCCGACATCATCGACGAGGGGGTGAGCAAGGGCGACACCGAGTACATCTGGTCGACCGGCGCGTTCATGCTGGCGATCTCGCTCGCCCAGATCACGGCGGCCATCATCGCGACCTACTTCGCGGCGAAGGCGGCGATGAAGCTCGGCCGCGACATCCGCAACGACGTCTTCGACAAGGTGAGCGGGTTCTCCGAGCGCGAGGTGTCGCAGTTCGGCCCGGGCTCGCTCATCACCCGCAACACGAACGACGTGCAGCAGGTGCAGATGCTCGCCATGATGGGCGCGACCATGCTCGTGCAGGCGCCGCTGCTCGCCATCGGCGGCATCGTCATGGCCCTGCGCCAAGACGTCGGGCTGAGCTGGCTCATCTGGACATCGGTGCTCATCATCCTGGTCGTCGCGGCCGTCGTGATCACCCGCATGGTGCCGCTGTTCCGCTCGTACCAGAAGAAGCTCGACAACGTGAACCGCATCCTGCGCGAGCAGCTCACGGGCATCCGCGTCGTGCGCGCATTCGTGCGGGAGCGCATCGAGGAGCAGCGCTTCCGCGGGGCGAACACCGACATCATGGATGTCGGCCGCCGCGTCGGCACCCTGTTCATCACGCTCTTCCCGCTCTTCATGCTCGTGCTCAACGTCACCGTCGTCGCCGTGCTCTGGTTCGGCGCGATCGAGGTGGACGAGGGCGACGTGCTGATCGGCACGCTCTTCGCCTTCATGCAGTACGTCGGCATTATCCTCGGCGGCGTGCTCATGGCCGCCTTCATGACGATCATGATCCCGCGCGCCGCGGTCTCGGCCGAGCGCATCGGCGAGGTGCTCGACAACCAGTCGACGCTCGCACGTCCCGAGAACCCGGTCTCGGCCTTCCCCGAGGTCGGCACGATCGAGTTCCGCGACGTCGCGTTCCAGTACCCGGGCGCCGAGCACCCCGTGCTCGAGGGCATCTCGTTCCGCGCGAACCGCGGAGAGACCGTCGCCATCGTCGGCTCGACGGGCGCCGGCAAGACGACGCTCGTGTCGCTCATCCCCCGGCTCTTCGACGTGACCGGCGGCTCCGTGCTCGTGAACGGCGTCGACGTGCGCGAGGCCGACCTCGACCGGCTCTGGAAGACGATCGGACTCGTGCCGCAACGGCCGTTCCTGTTCGCCGGCACGATCGCCTCGAACCTGCGGTTCGGTCGTGAGGATGCCACGGATGCCGAGCTGTGGGAGGCCCTCGCCATCGCCCAGGGCAGCGACTTCGTCGCCGAGAAGGAGGGCGGCCTCGACGGACGCATCTCGCAGGGCGGCACGAACGTCTCCGGCGGCCAGCGCCAGCGCCTCGCCATCGCGCGGGCGATCGTGCACGAGCCCGACATCCTCGTCTTCGACGACTCGTTCTCGGCGCTCGACCTCACCACCGACGCGAGGCTGCGGCAGGCGTTGTGGCGCGAGCTGCCCAACGTGACCAAGATCGTGGTCGCCCAGCGCGTGTCGACCATCACCGACGCCGACCGCATCGTCGTGCTCGACGACGGCGGCATGGTGGGCATCGGAACCCACGAGGAGCTGCTCGAGACCTGCGAGACGTATCGCCAGATCGTCGAGTCGCAGCTGGCGGCGGGAGCACGGGCATGA
- a CDS encoding DUF998 domain-containing protein: MSNAVPGTTPRATFDRGRAVTKSLLGWGVVAGPFYLVVGLAQALLVPGFDLSRHALSLLLLGPLGWIQALNLVLSGLMVLAAALGFARLLPGGRGVATGILLGLYGVSLFGAALFPPDPMGGFPPGGTDATTASVSGLLHLVAGAIGFMSLAAAAVVAGGWFRRERRRGVAITSYVAAAVIVLGFLGGAALAMAPAGVGLLWLAVVAGWAWLAIASLTAYRMAPSPVL; the protein is encoded by the coding sequence ATGTCGAACGCAGTCCCCGGAACCACGCCCCGCGCGACGTTCGATCGCGGCCGGGCCGTCACGAAGTCGCTCCTCGGCTGGGGCGTCGTGGCCGGACCCTTCTACCTCGTGGTCGGGCTCGCCCAGGCGCTCCTCGTTCCCGGCTTCGACCTGTCGCGGCACGCCCTGAGCCTGCTGCTGCTCGGACCGCTCGGCTGGATCCAGGCGCTGAACCTCGTGCTCAGCGGGCTCATGGTGCTCGCCGCGGCGCTGGGCTTCGCACGGCTGCTGCCGGGCGGCCGGGGGGTCGCGACCGGCATCCTGCTCGGCCTCTACGGCGTGAGCCTCTTCGGCGCGGCGCTGTTCCCGCCCGACCCGATGGGCGGCTTCCCGCCCGGGGGCACGGATGCCACGACGGCGTCGGTGAGCGGCCTGCTGCACCTCGTGGCGGGCGCGATCGGGTTCATGAGCCTGGCCGCGGCCGCCGTGGTCGCGGGCGGCTGGTTCCGTCGCGAGCGCCGGCGCGGCGTCGCGATCACGTCGTACGTCGCGGCCGCCGTCATCGTGCTCGGCTTCCTCGGCGGAGCGGCGCTCGCCATGGCGCCCGCCGGCGTGGGACTGCTCTGGCTCGCCGTCGTGGCCGGCTGGGCGTGGCTCGCGATCGCCTCGCTGACGGCCTATCGGATGGCGCCCAGCCCCGTCCTCTGA
- a CDS encoding N-acetylglucosamine kinase, translated as MKSVASRGWESGESGAARWVLGIDVGGTGSRAALEPLAGSGAAGAPVGAERRVLEGGRVAVASGGSSTVDVAVALIADVRTTWPDAALTGVGVGATGLASLVGSPDDAAARLAHAAGAPVALAIDAVTAHLGVLGGRGGAVVAVGTGAIAIGTDLRDRWKRVGGWGHLFDDRGSGAWIGIEALKAAIRTHDGVTTDAAALLEAAVARFGAAPSWPGQLLTRPDRAGLLAGFAADVAGLAASGDAVASDIMRRAGTEVAATLAAALDPEVPPLAAGTGGVFAAGGAFAESFAAEFGRLAPAATLVAAAGTPLDGAVRLARLVAAGEAPTGHPPFVWRG; from the coding sequence GTGAAGAGTGTCGCATCGCGCGGCTGGGAGTCCGGCGAGTCCGGCGCCGCACGCTGGGTGCTCGGCATCGACGTCGGCGGCACGGGATCGCGCGCGGCGCTCGAGCCGCTCGCAGGGTCCGGCGCGGCGGGCGCACCCGTGGGCGCCGAGCGGCGCGTGCTCGAGGGCGGCCGGGTCGCCGTGGCATCCGGCGGATCGAGCACCGTCGACGTCGCCGTAGCCCTCATCGCCGACGTGCGAACCACGTGGCCCGATGCCGCGCTCACCGGCGTCGGCGTCGGCGCCACCGGCCTCGCCTCCCTCGTCGGCTCCCCCGACGATGCGGCCGCTCGGCTCGCACATGCCGCCGGCGCGCCCGTCGCGCTCGCGATCGACGCGGTCACCGCGCACCTCGGCGTCCTCGGCGGACGCGGCGGCGCGGTCGTCGCCGTGGGCACGGGCGCGATCGCGATCGGCACCGACCTGCGCGACCGCTGGAAGCGCGTCGGCGGCTGGGGCCACCTGTTCGACGACCGCGGCTCCGGCGCGTGGATCGGCATCGAGGCGCTCAAGGCGGCGATCCGCACGCACGACGGCGTGACGACGGATGCCGCGGCGCTCCTCGAGGCGGCCGTGGCGCGGTTCGGCGCGGCGCCGTCCTGGCCCGGGCAGCTGCTCACGCGGCCCGACCGTGCGGGCCTGCTCGCCGGGTTCGCGGCGGATGTCGCGGGGCTCGCGGCATCCGGGGACGCCGTGGCATCCGACATCATGCGGCGGGCCGGCACCGAGGTCGCGGCCACGCTCGCCGCCGCGCTCGACCCCGAAGTGCCACCGCTCGCGGCCGGGACGGGTGGGGTGTTCGCGGCGGGCGGCGCGTTTGCCGAGTCGTTCGCGGCCGAGTTCGGTCGGCTCGCCCCCGCCGCGACGCTCGTCGCGGCCGCTGGGACGCCGCTCGACGGGGCCGTGCGGCTCGCGCGGCTCGTCGCGGCGGGCGAGGCGCCGACGGGGCATCCGCCGTTCGTCTGGCGCGGCTGA
- a CDS encoding acyl-CoA dehydrogenase family protein: protein MSTHEVLNQAPAREGVDEFAANVPLVEAVARWGRGGSQTGGGSPAPDSPDADGIDAASVLHDLGRHVGSAAFQRDAERANTQPPVLHTHDRWGDRIDEVEYDDAYHRIMAAAVGAGAHTSAWAEPGPGANVERAAAFFLLAQVEPGHACPVSMTHAAVPTLELAASGLARDWMPRLLSREYEPGLGGSGVAKRSALVGMAMTEKQGGSDVRANTTRAEPTGSDGPWGREFRLTGHKWFCSAPMSDAFLVLAQAPGGLSCFFVPRVLPDGSRNVFRIQRLKDKLGNRSNASSEIELDGTAAWLVGDEGRGVATIVQMVTRTRLDCVIGTAAGMRQAVAEASWHVRHRRAFGELLVDQPAMQAVVADLALESEAATVTAMRLARAYDDDADASEQAFRRLATAVSKYWVCKRGPGHAHEALECLGGNGYTEAFPLARRYREQPLLAIWEGSGNVIALDVLRVLAREPEAFDAFFAVVADATGEHAALDLEVAEAQAVVLEVSRDPASGAVRARELTERLALVLQASLLVQHAPAAVADAFVRSRIEGDGGTMYGALPPGLDTAAILARA, encoded by the coding sequence ATGAGCACGCACGAGGTCCTGAACCAGGCACCGGCCCGTGAGGGCGTCGACGAGTTCGCGGCGAACGTGCCGCTCGTCGAGGCCGTCGCGCGCTGGGGGCGCGGGGGGTCGCAGACGGGCGGCGGCTCGCCCGCGCCCGATTCGCCCGACGCCGACGGCATCGACGCGGCATCCGTGCTGCACGACCTCGGACGGCACGTCGGCTCGGCCGCCTTCCAGCGCGACGCGGAGCGGGCGAACACCCAACCGCCGGTGCTGCACACGCACGACCGGTGGGGCGACCGCATCGACGAGGTCGAGTACGACGACGCGTACCACCGCATCATGGCCGCGGCGGTGGGCGCCGGCGCGCACACGTCGGCGTGGGCCGAGCCGGGTCCGGGCGCGAACGTCGAGCGCGCGGCGGCGTTCTTCCTGCTCGCGCAGGTCGAGCCCGGGCACGCGTGCCCGGTGTCGATGACGCACGCCGCCGTGCCGACGCTCGAGCTCGCGGCATCCGGGCTCGCGCGCGACTGGATGCCGCGGCTGCTGAGCCGGGAGTACGAGCCGGGGCTGGGCGGGTCGGGGGTCGCCAAGCGGTCGGCGCTCGTCGGCATGGCGATGACCGAGAAGCAGGGCGGATCGGACGTGCGTGCGAACACGACGCGCGCCGAGCCGACCGGATCCGACGGGCCGTGGGGCCGCGAGTTCCGGCTGACGGGCCACAAGTGGTTCTGCAGCGCGCCGATGAGCGACGCGTTCCTCGTGCTCGCGCAGGCGCCCGGCGGGCTCAGCTGCTTCTTCGTGCCGCGCGTGCTGCCCGACGGCTCGCGCAACGTGTTCCGCATCCAGCGCCTGAAGGACAAGCTCGGAAACCGGTCGAACGCGTCGAGCGAGATCGAGCTCGACGGCACGGCGGCGTGGCTCGTCGGCGACGAGGGCCGCGGCGTCGCGACGATCGTGCAGATGGTCACCCGCACGCGACTCGACTGCGTCATCGGCACGGCCGCGGGGATGCGCCAGGCGGTCGCCGAGGCTTCGTGGCACGTGCGACACCGTCGCGCGTTCGGCGAGCTCCTCGTCGACCAGCCCGCGATGCAGGCGGTCGTGGCCGACCTCGCGCTCGAGTCCGAGGCCGCGACGGTCACGGCGATGCGGCTCGCGCGCGCCTACGACGATGATGCGGATGCTTCGGAGCAGGCGTTCCGGCGCCTCGCCACGGCCGTGTCGAAGTACTGGGTCTGCAAGCGCGGCCCCGGTCATGCGCATGAAGCCCTCGAGTGCCTCGGCGGCAACGGCTACACGGAGGCGTTCCCGCTCGCCCGGCGCTACCGCGAGCAGCCGCTGCTCGCCATCTGGGAGGGCTCGGGCAACGTCATCGCGCTCGACGTGCTGCGGGTGCTGGCCCGCGAGCCCGAGGCGTTCGACGCGTTCTTCGCCGTGGTCGCCGACGCGACGGGGGAGCACGCCGCGCTCGACCTCGAGGTCGCCGAGGCGCAGGCGGTCGTGCTCGAGGTGTCGCGGGATCCCGCGAGCGGCGCCGTGCGCGCCCGGGAGCTCACCGAGCGGCTCGCGCTCGTGCTGCAGGCGTCGCTGCTCGTGCAGCACGCGCCGGCCGCCGTCGCCGACGCGTTCGTGCGCTCGCGGATCGAGGGCGACGGCGGCACCATGTACGGCGCGCTGCCGCCCGGCCTCGACACGGCCGCGATCCTCGCGCGGGCGTAG